The Martelella sp. AD-3 genome includes a region encoding these proteins:
- the dinB gene encoding DNA polymerase IV codes for MAAPDELTTFERDHEVETDDAAPAIRKIIHVDMDAFYASVEQRDNPELRGKPVAVGGSAARGVVAAASYEARAFGVRSALPSVTAKRRCPDLVFVKPRFDVYRLVSAQIHQIFAEHTDLIEPLSLDEAYLDVTENKQGIAFATEIATIIRARIKDVTGLNASAGISYCKFLAKMASDLNKPNGQAVITPKMGPAFVADLAVKKFHGVGPATAEKMQRLGIVTGADLRDKSLAFLRDNFGKSGSWYYRISRGIDERPVQPDRPRKSIGAEDTFAADIFDLEAAQAELIPLAEKVWRHAENKQISGRTVTLKVKYADFQQITRSRTVRQNVRNADEIAEIAGTLLAELFPTQKGIRLLGVTLSSLGECSDRGGNTQMSLL; via the coding sequence ATGGCCGCGCCGGATGAACTGACTACATTTGAAAGAGACCATGAGGTCGAAACGGATGATGCCGCTCCAGCCATCCGCAAGATCATCCATGTCGACATGGATGCCTTTTACGCCTCAGTCGAGCAGCGCGACAATCCCGAACTGCGCGGCAAGCCGGTAGCTGTCGGAGGCTCTGCGGCCAGAGGTGTCGTTGCCGCGGCAAGCTACGAGGCCCGAGCTTTTGGAGTAAGGTCCGCGCTCCCATCAGTGACCGCTAAACGACGGTGTCCCGACCTGGTGTTCGTGAAACCACGGTTTGACGTCTACCGATTGGTCTCGGCGCAGATCCACCAGATATTCGCTGAGCATACAGACCTGATCGAACCGCTTTCGCTCGATGAGGCCTATCTTGATGTGACCGAGAACAAGCAGGGTATCGCGTTTGCAACCGAAATCGCGACGATCATTCGCGCCCGTATCAAGGATGTAACCGGTCTCAATGCGTCTGCCGGGATATCCTACTGCAAGTTCCTCGCAAAGATGGCGAGTGACCTCAACAAGCCGAACGGCCAGGCCGTGATCACACCGAAGATGGGTCCGGCATTTGTCGCTGACCTCGCCGTCAAGAAATTCCACGGCGTTGGGCCGGCGACGGCAGAGAAGATGCAGCGGCTCGGGATCGTGACCGGCGCAGATCTGCGCGACAAATCGCTCGCCTTCCTGCGTGACAACTTCGGCAAGTCGGGGAGCTGGTATTATCGAATCTCGAGGGGGATCGACGAGCGGCCTGTTCAGCCCGATCGGCCGCGCAAATCGATCGGCGCGGAAGACACGTTTGCGGCCGATATATTCGATCTGGAGGCGGCGCAGGCGGAGTTGATCCCGCTTGCCGAGAAGGTATGGCGCCATGCTGAGAACAAGCAGATCAGTGGGCGGACTGTGACGCTGAAGGTGAAATATGCGGACTTCCAGCAGATCACGCGGAGCCGGACGGTCCGTCAGAACGTGCGAAACGCAGATGAGATCGCCGAGATCGCCGGCACGTTGCTTGCTGAGTTGTTTCCTACCCAGAAAGGAATTCGCCTCCTCGGGGTCACGCTTTCTTCGCTGGGCGAATGCTCAGACAGGGGAGGGAATACACAGATGAGTTTGCTATGA
- a CDS encoding SOS response-associated peptidase, producing the protein MCNLYNLTTTRDAVVEFTKAMSDKAGWNEPSLNVYPNTLAPIVRVDGDGKREIVSATWGMPTPPAFVKGKADRGVTNIRNVGSPHWRRWLGPTSRCVVPFTSFAEPDPASKVEGGRVPNAWFAQNADRPLMFFASFWTPWKGVRKVRDGEQEYELFGFLTTTPNEIVKPIHEKAMPAILTTPEEVDLWLTGEWTDVKHLQRPLPGNMLVLVAPPENPEDE; encoded by the coding sequence TTGTGCAATCTCTATAATCTGACGACGACACGGGATGCCGTCGTCGAGTTTACGAAGGCGATGAGCGACAAGGCCGGATGGAACGAACCATCGCTCAATGTCTATCCCAACACGCTGGCGCCGATCGTTCGCGTTGATGGCGATGGCAAACGGGAAATCGTTAGTGCCACCTGGGGCATGCCGACGCCGCCGGCCTTCGTCAAAGGCAAGGCCGATCGCGGGGTCACCAATATCCGCAATGTCGGGTCTCCGCATTGGCGGCGCTGGCTCGGGCCGACAAGCCGCTGTGTCGTGCCGTTTACTTCATTTGCGGAGCCTGACCCTGCGAGCAAGGTGGAGGGCGGGCGCGTGCCCAATGCCTGGTTTGCGCAGAACGCAGATCGGCCATTGATGTTCTTCGCCAGTTTCTGGACGCCCTGGAAGGGCGTGCGGAAGGTCCGCGATGGCGAACAGGAATATGAACTGTTCGGGTTTCTGACCACAACACCGAATGAGATCGTCAAACCCATTCATGAAAAAGCAATGCCGGCGATCCTGACGACGCCGGAAGAGGTCGATCTCTGGCTCACCGGTGAGTGGACCGATGTAAAACACCTTCAGCGACCACTGCCCGGCAACATGCTTGTCCTCGTCGCCCCTCCTGAAAACCCCGAAGACGAATAA